The following coding sequences lie in one Pectobacterium sp. A5351 genomic window:
- the bamD gene encoding outer membrane protein assembly factor BamD, whose translation MTRMKYLVAAATLSLALAGCSSNSKDAVPDSPPSEIYANAQQKLQDGNFKAAITQLEALDNRYPFGPYSQQVQLDLIYAYYKSAELPLAQASIDRFLRLNPTHPNVDYVLYMRGLTDMALDDSALQGFFGVDRSDRDPQYARTAFRDFSKLIQGYPNSQYATDANKRLVYLKERLAKYELSVAQYYTKRGAYVAVVNRVEQMLRDYPDTQATKTALPLMENAYRELQLAAQADKVAKIIAANPA comes from the coding sequence ATGACGCGTATGAAATATCTGGTGGCTGCCGCCACGTTGAGCCTGGCGCTGGCTGGTTGCTCCAGCAATTCCAAAGATGCGGTTCCTGATAGTCCGCCATCTGAAATCTATGCCAATGCTCAACAAAAACTGCAAGACGGCAACTTTAAAGCAGCCATCACGCAGTTGGAAGCACTGGATAACCGGTATCCGTTTGGTCCCTACTCGCAGCAAGTACAGTTGGATTTGATCTACGCCTATTACAAATCCGCAGAGTTGCCATTGGCTCAAGCTTCTATTGACCGCTTCCTGCGGCTCAACCCGACTCATCCAAACGTGGATTATGTCCTGTACATGCGCGGCCTGACCGACATGGCACTGGATGATAGCGCGTTACAAGGCTTCTTCGGCGTCGATCGCTCCGATCGCGATCCGCAGTACGCCCGCACCGCATTTCGGGATTTCAGCAAGCTCATTCAGGGATATCCGAACAGCCAATACGCTACCGACGCAAACAAGCGTTTGGTTTACCTCAAAGAGCGTCTGGCCAAGTATGAACTTTCTGTCGCGCAATACTACACGAAACGTGGCGCTTATGTGGCAGTAGTTAATCGCGTTGAGCAAATGCTGCGTGATTACCCTGATACCCAGGCAACAAAAACGGCCCTGCCGTTGATGGAAAACGCCTATCGGGAACTGCAACTGGCCGCACAGGCGGATAAAGTGGCAAAAATCATCGCGGCTAACCCGGCATAA
- the rluD gene encoding 23S rRNA pseudouridine(1911/1915/1917) synthase RluD: MAQQVQLTATVAESQLGQRLDQALAELFPDYSRSRIKEWILENRVQINGNVTNKPKEKVLGGESVAIDALIEEEARWEAQDIKLDIVYEDQDILVINKPRDLVVHPGAGNPDGTVLNALLYHYPEIVDVPRAGIVHRLDKDTTGLMVVAKTVPAQTRLVEALQAREITREYEAVAIGSMTAGGMVDQPIARHATKRTHMAVHPMGKPAVTHYRIMEHFRAHTRLRLRLETGRTHQIRVHMAHINHPLVGDQLYGGRPRPPRGASETFIETLRGFDRQALHATMLRFYHPITGIHMEWHAELPQDMVNLIDALKADTEAFKDQLDW; this comes from the coding sequence ATGGCACAACAAGTACAACTCACCGCAACGGTGGCCGAATCTCAACTCGGACAACGTTTAGATCAGGCTTTGGCCGAATTGTTCCCTGATTATTCACGATCCCGCATAAAAGAGTGGATTCTTGAGAATCGAGTACAGATTAACGGCAATGTCACCAATAAGCCAAAAGAGAAAGTACTTGGCGGCGAATCGGTAGCGATTGATGCATTGATTGAGGAAGAAGCCCGCTGGGAAGCGCAAGATATCAAGCTGGATATCGTGTATGAAGATCAGGACATCCTGGTCATCAACAAACCTAGAGATCTGGTGGTTCACCCCGGTGCGGGTAACCCGGATGGCACGGTATTGAATGCCTTGCTGTATCACTATCCTGAGATTGTCGATGTGCCCCGTGCAGGGATTGTGCACCGGCTTGATAAAGATACGACGGGCCTCATGGTGGTTGCGAAAACCGTCCCAGCACAGACGCGTTTGGTTGAGGCGCTACAGGCTCGTGAAATTACCCGTGAGTATGAAGCCGTTGCGATTGGCTCGATGACTGCGGGTGGCATGGTCGATCAGCCTATCGCTCGCCACGCAACCAAGCGTACTCACATGGCGGTGCACCCAATGGGCAAGCCTGCTGTGACACATTATCGCATCATGGAACATTTCCGTGCGCACACCCGTTTGCGGTTGCGTCTGGAAACGGGGCGCACCCATCAGATTCGTGTGCATATGGCGCACATTAACCATCCTCTAGTTGGCGATCAGCTATATGGTGGTCGTCCTCGCCCGCCAAGAGGTGCTTCGGAAACGTTCATTGAGACGCTGCGTGGTTTCGATCGTCAGGCGCTGCATGCCACCATGCTACGTTTCTACCATCCTATTACCGGCATTCACATGGAATGGCATGCGGAATTGCCGCAGGATATGGTCAATCTGATTGATGCGCTGAAAGCCGATACCGAAGCGTTTAAAGATCAGCTCGACTGGTAA
- the yfiH gene encoding purine nucleoside phosphorylase YfiH: MLIYPDWPLPDSVKSCSTTRVGGHSVAPYDSLNLGNHVGDEPARVTANRQALVEMAGLPAMPHWLEQVHGTDVIRIGEVSPASVCGDAAYTDKKGQVCAVMTADCLPVLFCAISGDEVAAAHAGWRGLHTGVLEETLACFRAQPAQIMAWLGPAIGPDAFEVGPEVRDAFIQHDMAAVSAFRPEGNKFFADIYQLASLRLRAAGITQIFGGNACTVSESHKFFSYRRDGVTGRMASLIWLI, from the coding sequence ATGCTGATATACCCCGACTGGCCTTTGCCAGACAGTGTGAAATCTTGTAGTACGACGCGTGTTGGTGGACATAGTGTTGCCCCTTATGATTCGCTGAATTTGGGGAATCATGTGGGCGATGAGCCCGCGCGCGTTACCGCAAATCGGCAAGCGTTGGTGGAAATGGCTGGTCTCCCGGCCATGCCGCATTGGCTGGAACAGGTTCATGGTACCGATGTGATTCGTATTGGCGAGGTGTCACCCGCGTCCGTTTGCGGTGATGCTGCGTATACGGATAAGAAAGGGCAGGTCTGTGCGGTGATGACGGCTGACTGCCTACCCGTGCTTTTTTGTGCAATCAGCGGCGATGAAGTGGCTGCTGCGCATGCCGGTTGGCGTGGATTACACACGGGGGTGCTGGAAGAAACGTTAGCCTGTTTCCGTGCGCAACCCGCGCAAATTATGGCGTGGCTAGGGCCTGCGATTGGGCCTGATGCCTTTGAGGTCGGCCCAGAAGTCAGGGATGCATTTATTCAGCATGATATGGCTGCGGTCTCAGCATTTCGGCCTGAAGGAAATAAATTTTTTGCCGATATCTACCAACTGGCAAGTCTGCGCTTACGTGCCGCAGGGATAACGCAAATTTTTGGTGGAAATGCCTGTACTGTGAGTGAATCTCACAAATTTTTCTCTTATCGGCGTGACGGTGTGACTGGCCGTATGGCAAGTTTAATCTGGCTGATATAA